One window of Candidatus Regiella endosymbiont of Tuberolachnus salignus genomic DNA carries:
- the rpoH gene encoding RNA polymerase sigma factor RpoH, whose product MSKEIRTLALIPQGGLDAYIRTSNTYPMLTAEEEQELAERLHYHGDLSAAKKLILSHLRFVTHVARNYSGYGLPQADLIQEGNIGLMKAVRRFNPAIGVRLVSFAVHWIKAEIHEYVLRNWRIVKVATTKAQRKLFFNLRKSKQRLGWFNQDEVEMVAKELGVSKKDVHEMESRMSAQDMTFDLSPDDDTRDGQLVAPVLYLQDRNSDFAGDIEEANWDNHAVDKLSYALEKLDERSQHIIRARWLNDDNKATLQELASKYGVSAERVRQLEKNAMKKLRLAIEA is encoded by the coding sequence ATGAGCAAAGAAATACGAACTTTAGCCTTAATACCACAAGGTGGTCTGGACGCTTATATTAGGACAAGTAATACTTATCCGATGCTGACGGCAGAAGAGGAACAGGAATTAGCAGAACGGTTGCATTATCACGGTGATCTAAGTGCTGCTAAGAAATTGATATTATCTCATTTGCGCTTTGTTACGCACGTTGCTCGTAATTATTCTGGCTATGGTTTACCGCAAGCTGATTTAATTCAAGAAGGTAATATTGGTTTAATGAAAGCGGTGCGCCGTTTTAACCCCGCCATTGGCGTACGTCTTGTGTCTTTTGCAGTGCATTGGATCAAAGCGGAAATTCATGAATATGTTCTACGCAATTGGCGAATCGTAAAGGTCGCGACGACTAAAGCTCAACGAAAATTATTTTTCAATTTACGTAAATCTAAGCAACGCTTAGGCTGGTTTAATCAGGATGAAGTAGAAATGGTTGCCAAAGAGTTAGGCGTGTCGAAAAAAGACGTTCATGAAATGGAATCACGTATGTCCGCACAGGATATGACGTTTGATCTTTCACCGGATGATGATACGCGTGATGGTCAATTAGTGGCTCCTGTTCTATATTTACAAGATAGAAACTCTGATTTTGCTGGTGATATTGAAGAGGCTAATTGGGATAATCATGCCGTTGACAAATTGTCATACGCGTTAGAAAAGTTAGATGAACGTAGTCAGCACATCATCCGGGCGCGTTGGCTAAATGATGATAACAAAGCGACTTTGCAAGAGCTTGCTAGTAAGTATGGTGTATCTGCTGAACGTGTCAGGCAGTTAGAAAAAAATGCCATGAAAAAATTGCGGTTAGCAATAGAAGCTTGA
- the ftsX gene encoding permease-like cell division protein FtsX produces the protein MASKSKKTKILQGGWSVQWRYAWKNVLTDMLRQPLATLLTVTVITISLTLPSVCYIVWKNINQAATQWYPIPQLTLYLDQTLDDNATEKVVRLLKSIPEIEKVNYLSREEAVNEFRHWSGFGGALDMLEENPLPAVAIITPKSNFQHLEMLNTLGEKINKIAGVAEVRMDDSWFARLSALTKLIGQIVTIIGLLMVVAVFLVIGNNVRLSIFSRRDTINVMKLMGATDGFILRPFLNEGVVLGSAGALLSLILSETLVFQLGGVVMQAASVFGTNFNLQGLSWDENLLFLLVASMIGWLAAWLATIEHLRKFTPQ, from the coding sequence ATGGCAAGTAAATCGAAAAAAACTAAAATCCTACAAGGCGGTTGGTCTGTACAGTGGCGATATGCTTGGAAAAATGTATTAACGGATATGTTGCGCCAACCACTAGCAACCCTGTTAACAGTGACGGTGATCACTATTTCACTTACGTTACCGAGTGTGTGTTATATCGTCTGGAAAAATATCAATCAAGCCGCTACTCAGTGGTATCCGATACCGCAACTTACTCTCTATTTAGATCAAACGCTAGATGATAATGCGACTGAAAAAGTAGTTAGGTTATTAAAATCCATCCCTGAAATTGAAAAAGTTAATTATTTATCACGAGAAGAGGCGGTAAATGAGTTTCGCCATTGGTCTGGTTTTGGCGGCGCACTAGACATGTTGGAAGAAAATCCATTACCTGCTGTGGCGATAATTACACCAAAATCTAATTTTCAACATTTAGAAATGTTGAATACCCTAGGTGAAAAAATCAATAAAATAGCAGGAGTGGCGGAAGTTCGTATGGATGACAGTTGGTTCGCTCGTCTCAGTGCGCTAACTAAACTCATAGGCCAAATAGTCACGATAATTGGTTTATTGATGGTGGTAGCTGTATTTTTAGTGATTGGTAACAATGTTCGCTTAAGTATTTTTAGCCGTCGAGACACAATTAATGTCATGAAATTAATGGGGGCTACTGATGGATTTATCCTGCGCCCTTTTCTCAATGAGGGAGTTGTACTAGGATCCGCTGGCGCCTTATTATCATTGATTCTGTCTGAAACTCTCGTTTTTCAGTTAGGCGGGGTAGTTATGCAGGCCGCGAGTGTCTTTGGAACAAACTTTAATTTACAAGGCCTGAGTTGGGATGAAAATCTTTTATTTCTGCTTGTTGCTAGTATGATTGGTTGGTTGGCAGCATGGTTGGCTACGATTGAGCATTTACGCAAATTTACACCACAATGA
- the ftsE gene encoding cell division ATP-binding protein FtsE: MIRFEQVSKAYLGGKQALQGIDFHLPRAQMAFLTGHSGAGKSTLLKLICGIERPSAGHIWFDGHDISRLENREIPFLRRQIGMIFQDHHLLLDRTVYDNVAMPLIIVGASTEDIRRRVSAALDKVGLLDKAKNFPLQISGGEQQRVGIARAVVNKPAVLLADEPTGNLDETLSQEILRLFEEFNRVGVTVLVATHDTSLIIKQRYQVLTLSQGRMSGVHHGK; the protein is encoded by the coding sequence ATGATTCGTTTTGAACAAGTTAGTAAAGCTTACCTTGGCGGAAAACAGGCACTGCAAGGAATCGATTTTCATCTACCCCGAGCACAAATGGCATTTTTGACCGGCCATTCTGGTGCAGGTAAAAGCACTTTACTGAAACTCATTTGCGGGATAGAAAGACCCAGTGCTGGTCATATTTGGTTTGATGGTCATGATATTAGCCGCCTGGAAAACCGCGAAATCCCTTTTCTTCGTCGTCAGATTGGCATGATTTTTCAGGATCACCATTTATTGCTAGATCGAACAGTATATGACAATGTAGCCATGCCTCTCATTATCGTTGGTGCCAGCACTGAGGACATCCGGCGCCGGGTGTCAGCAGCTTTAGATAAAGTAGGTTTGCTAGATAAAGCCAAAAATTTTCCTCTCCAGATTTCTGGTGGTGAACAACAGCGAGTGGGTATTGCGCGTGCTGTAGTTAATAAACCAGCGGTATTATTGGCTGATGAGCCGACAGGTAATTTAGATGAAACTTTGTCGCAAGAGATTTTGCGACTATTCGAAGAATTTAACCGTGTAGGAGTCACTGTATTAGTAGCTACTCATGATACTTCACTGATCATCAAACAACGATATCAGGTTCTGACATTAAGCCAAGGCAGAATGTCGGGAGTACATCATGGCAAGTAA
- the ftsY gene encoding signal recognition particle-docking protein FtsY, with amino-acid sequence MAKEKKRGLLSWFSFGNQHQSKEQTTEPSQKIGAGDKKSTISTQDDEKTNSPIVADHEKLAESHTESAVVTRLNETLEQKAKPIVENSNVQKQPNKENFFTRLKKSLLKTKQNIGFGLLNLFRGKKIDDDFFEQLEEKLLIADIGVETTHKIIKSLTEHANRKQLKDAEVLYEKLKETMAEILAKVDKPLETNGKNPCVILMVGVNGVGKTTTIGKLAYQFQAQGKSVMLAAGDTFRAAAVEQLQVWGERNNIPVIAQHTGADSASVIFDAFQAAKARNIDVLLADTAGRLQNKTDLMIELQKIVRVMKKIDEKAPHEIMLTLDASTGQNAVNQAKLFHEAVGLTGINLTKLDGSAKGGVIFAIADQFGIPIRYIGVGEAIEDLRLFKADDFIEALFARED; translated from the coding sequence ATGGCAAAAGAAAAAAAACGGGGGCTTCTTTCTTGGTTCAGCTTTGGAAATCAGCATCAGAGCAAAGAGCAAACAACCGAACCATCTCAAAAGATTGGCGCCGGTGATAAAAAATCGACCATATCTACTCAAGATGATGAAAAAACTAACAGCCCCATTGTAGCCGATCATGAAAAATTAGCTGAATCTCATACTGAATCCGCTGTAGTAACAAGGTTAAACGAAACCCTTGAACAAAAAGCTAAACCAATAGTTGAAAATAGCAACGTACAAAAACAGCCAAATAAAGAGAATTTTTTTACCCGTCTAAAAAAAAGTTTATTGAAAACAAAACAAAACATTGGTTTCGGTCTGCTGAACTTGTTCCGTGGTAAGAAAATTGATGATGATTTTTTTGAGCAATTGGAAGAAAAGCTGCTCATTGCTGATATTGGCGTAGAAACAACCCATAAAATTATCAAGTCTTTGACTGAGCATGCTAATCGTAAACAACTCAAAGATGCTGAAGTGTTATACGAAAAATTAAAAGAAACCATGGCTGAAATTTTAGCTAAAGTTGATAAACCGCTAGAGACTAATGGCAAAAATCCATGTGTTATCTTAATGGTTGGTGTTAACGGGGTGGGTAAAACGACCACGATCGGTAAATTGGCCTATCAGTTTCAAGCACAAGGTAAATCCGTCATGCTAGCTGCGGGTGACACTTTTCGTGCCGCTGCCGTTGAACAATTACAAGTATGGGGCGAACGTAACAATATTCCGGTCATTGCTCAACACACTGGCGCCGATTCTGCTTCGGTCATTTTCGATGCATTTCAAGCGGCTAAAGCACGTAACATTGATGTGCTGCTGGCTGATACGGCGGGACGTTTACAAAATAAAACTGATCTGATGATTGAGCTACAAAAGATAGTCCGGGTAATGAAAAAAATAGATGAGAAAGCGCCCCATGAAATTATGCTAACACTGGATGCAAGCACCGGACAAAATGCGGTTAATCAAGCAAAATTATTTCATGAAGCGGTTGGGCTGACTGGGATTAACTTGACTAAACTTGATGGGAGCGCTAAAGGTGGAGTGATTTTTGCCATCGCCGATCAGTTCGGTATACCCATTCGTTACATTGGTGTGGGGGAAGCTATTGAAGATCTACGGCTATTCAAGGCTGATGATTTTATTGAGGCTCTTTTTGCCCGAGAGGATTAA